The Sinomicrobium kalidii genome contains a region encoding:
- a CDS encoding glycoside hydrolase family 97 protein, whose amino-acid sequence MIARLNKTIWICLALFVFNRAQAEDWNKLLTSPDGTYQLTITGDNAGEIKYKVNYKGKPLIKSSRLQIELDNHLSEWALAIKEKPEAPWMDGLVLKETGTNAVDSTWTPVYGERSVIQQKYNELTLSFEQKASANYKMDIQLRAYNEGVAIRYYFHTNPTGIYYRITEENTEFTFPEGTQAWFEPWAQGPFTKMPLAEWPAESERPLTLELENGLYACLAEAAMVDFVRTKFELADDKPNTVKTVLYESVDKVPYFATPWRVIMAAETPGELIEHNDILLNLNAPSAIDDTSWIKPGKIVRDLTLSDEGAKDWIDFAAEHNLQYVLFDCCWYGDNFSWDSDATTVDVDLDLKEVVRYGKEKGVGVWVYVNQQALARQDFEIYPLYREWGLAGVKYGFVQVGPHRWTKWLHESVQRAAENRLMVNIHDEFRLTGEQRTWPNIMTVEGIRGNEEMPDATHNTVLPFTRGIAGMGDYTVCYYSPRIKTTHAHQLALSVVMYSPLQTLFWYDKASDYQGEPEIEFFEKVPTVWDDTKVPDGRIGEYIITARRSGTEWFIGGITNNDAREVELDLDFLDKDKKYVATLYRDDASVKTRTQVSLTQKKVTASTKLKLKLKASGGVAIWIRER is encoded by the coding sequence ATGATCGCCAGATTAAATAAGACTATTTGGATATGCCTGGCCCTGTTTGTATTCAACCGGGCACAGGCGGAAGACTGGAATAAACTGCTGACATCCCCGGATGGTACCTACCAGTTGACAATAACGGGGGATAATGCCGGAGAGATTAAATACAAGGTCAACTATAAAGGGAAACCCCTGATCAAATCATCCCGGTTGCAGATTGAGTTAGACAACCACCTTTCCGAATGGGCATTGGCCATTAAGGAAAAACCCGAAGCCCCCTGGATGGACGGACTTGTACTGAAAGAAACCGGGACCAATGCTGTGGATTCAACCTGGACACCGGTCTATGGCGAGCGTTCTGTCATACAGCAAAAGTATAACGAACTGACCCTCTCTTTTGAACAAAAGGCCAGCGCGAACTATAAAATGGATATCCAGTTGAGAGCCTATAACGAAGGGGTGGCCATCCGGTATTATTTCCATACCAACCCGACGGGTATTTATTATAGGATAACCGAAGAAAATACAGAATTCACTTTTCCGGAAGGTACGCAGGCCTGGTTTGAGCCTTGGGCACAGGGCCCGTTCACAAAAATGCCTTTGGCCGAATGGCCGGCGGAAAGCGAAAGGCCCCTCACCCTGGAACTGGAAAACGGCCTGTATGCCTGCCTGGCAGAAGCGGCTATGGTGGATTTTGTACGGACAAAATTCGAGTTAGCCGACGATAAGCCCAATACCGTAAAAACGGTGCTTTATGAATCCGTAGATAAAGTGCCGTATTTTGCCACACCGTGGAGAGTGATCATGGCCGCGGAGACCCCCGGAGAACTCATCGAGCACAACGATATTTTGCTTAACCTGAACGCCCCCTCCGCAATTGACGATACTTCCTGGATCAAGCCCGGAAAAATTGTGCGTGATCTCACGCTCTCCGATGAGGGCGCCAAAGATTGGATAGATTTTGCCGCAGAACACAACCTGCAGTATGTTTTGTTTGACTGTTGCTGGTATGGCGATAATTTCAGCTGGGACTCGGATGCGACCACCGTAGATGTTGATCTCGATCTGAAGGAAGTGGTTCGTTACGGTAAGGAAAAAGGCGTGGGGGTCTGGGTATATGTCAACCAGCAGGCACTCGCCAGGCAGGATTTTGAGATATACCCCCTTTACAGGGAATGGGGGCTGGCGGGCGTAAAATACGGTTTTGTACAGGTGGGGCCCCATCGCTGGACCAAATGGCTGCACGAATCGGTACAGCGGGCAGCCGAAAACCGGTTGATGGTCAATATCCACGATGAATTCCGCTTAACAGGTGAGCAGCGTACCTGGCCCAATATCATGACCGTAGAAGGTATTCGCGGCAATGAAGAAATGCCCGATGCCACGCATAATACTGTATTGCCGTTTACCCGCGGTATTGCCGGAATGGGCGACTATACCGTGTGCTACTACTCGCCGCGTATCAAAACCACCCATGCACATCAGCTGGCTTTATCGGTAGTGATGTACAGCCCGTTGCAAACGCTGTTCTGGTATGATAAAGCTTCCGATTATCAGGGAGAGCCCGAGATTGAATTTTTTGAAAAAGTCCCTACGGTATGGGATGACACCAAAGTGCCGGACGGCCGGATAGGTGAATACATCATTACCGCCAGGCGATCCGGAACGGAATGGTTTATCGGCGGGATCACTAATAATGACGCCAGGGAGGTCGAACTGGACCTTGATTTCCTTGACAAAGACAAAAAATATGTCGCCACCCTTTACCGGGATGATGCATCCGTAAAGACCAGGACACAGGTGTCCCTGACACAGAAAAAGGTGACGGCATCGACCAAACTGAAATTAAAACTGAAAGCATCGGGAGGTGTGGCAATATGGATAAGGGAACGATAA